The Manihot esculenta cultivar AM560-2 chromosome 11, M.esculenta_v8, whole genome shotgun sequence genome includes a region encoding these proteins:
- the LOC110625982 gene encoding single-stranded DNA-binding protein, mitochondrial — translation MSSLAARFAKLLRVSCPTRRSSPPVVGLRSWYSTVSSNGDNDCAKDDELDVEFDDVLSEKPELQLQGVDPRKGWGFRGVHKAILCGKVGQAPVQKILRNGRTVTIFTVGTGGMFDQRIVGAKDLPKPAQWHRIAVHNDVLGAYSVQQLAKNSSVYVEGDIETRIYNDSVSGEVKNIPEICVRRDGKIRLITSGKPISDISFEDLREGLFS, via the exons ATGAGTTCACTTGCGGCCAGATTCGCTAAGTTGTTAAGAGTGTCTTGTCCTACCAGGCGTAGCTCTCCTCCAG TGGTGGGCTTGAGGTCGTGGTACTCAACTGTGTCGTCTAATGGAGACAATGATTGTGCGAAGGATGATGAATTGGACGTGGAGTTTGATGATGTACTTAGTGAAAAGCCAGAGTTACAGCTCCAAGGTGTGGATCCCCGGAAAGGTTGGGGATTCCGTGGTGTCCACAAG GCGATCCTCTGTGGTAAAGTTGGGCAAGCTCCAGTGCAGAAGATCTTGAGGAATGGTCGAACTGTAACCATATTTACTGTGGGAACAGGAGGCATGTTTGACCAAAGAATTGTGGGAGCAAAAGACTTGCCAAAACCTGCTCAGTGGCATCGAATTGCTGTGCACAATGATGTGCTTGGCGCTTATTCTGTACAACAACTTGCCAAAAA TTCCTCTGTTTATGTTGAGGGTGACATTGAGACTAGGATTTACAATGACAGTGTAAGTGGTGAAGTCAAAAACATTCCGGAGATTTGTGTTCGTCGAGATG GGAAAATTCGTCTTATAACCTCTGGAAAACCAATCAGTGATATTTCTTTTGAGGATCTAC GAGAGGGATTGTTTAGCTGA